One Setaria italica strain Yugu1 chromosome II, Setaria_italica_v2.0, whole genome shotgun sequence DNA segment encodes these proteins:
- the LOC101766561 gene encoding heterogeneous nuclear ribonucleoprotein 1, whose amino-acid sequence MEAANYSGKLFVGGISWETDEDRLREYFGGFGEVTEAVIMRDRSTGRARGFGFVVFSDASVAERVTMDKHMIDGRMVEAKKAVPRDDHSIVSKSNASSIGSPGPGRTRKIFVGGLPSNVTEADFRRYFEQFGVITDVVVMYDHNTQRPRGFGFITYDSEDAVDKALHKSFHELNGKMVEVKRAVPKEQSPGPVARSPAGAGQSYAMNRFLNGFNQGYNPNPIGGYGMRVDGRYGLLSGARNGFSSFGPGFGMGMNVEGGMSGTFGANSGFINSSNGRQMGSYYNGSSNRLGSPIGYLGLNDDSGSMLSSMSRNVWGNGSLNYPSNPTNMNAFASPGNGGQVGITGDNWGGLPSAHAMGNISSLGSGNLGRGAGDNNFGLPSGSYGRSNSTGTIGEPFSASGNTYEVNNPDTYGSSSIYGGTAWRFASSEVDIPSFGHDLGNIDPNIKSDVSASYMGNYTVNNNQPSRGITS is encoded by the exons aTGGAGGCGGCCAACTACTCCGGAAAGCTCTTCGTCGGCGGCATCTCGTGGGAGACGGACGAGGACCGCCTCCGCGAGTACTTCGGCGGCTTCGGGGAGGTCACCGAGGCCGTCATCATGCGGGACCGCAGCACGGGCCGCGCTCGTGGGTTCGGGTTCGTGGTCTTCTCCGATGCGTCGGTGGCGGAGCGGGTGACCATGGACAAGCACATGATCGACGGGCGCATG GTGGAGGCAAAGAAGGCCGTTCCCAGGGACGACCACAGTATCGTGAGCAAGAGCAATGCCAGCAGCATAGGGTCACCTGGACCGGGCCGTACTAGAAAGATCTTTGTTGGAGGTTTGCCCTCAAATGTCACAGAGGCTGACTTCAGAAGGTACTTTGAGCAATTCGGTGTCATAACCGATGTGGTTGTGATGTATGACCACAACACGCAGAGGCCGAGGGGCTTTGGATTCATCACCTATGATTCAGAAGATGCTGTGGACAAAGCTCTGCACAAGAGCTTCCATGAGCTGAATGGTAAAATGGTTGAGGTCAAGAGGGCTGTTCCAAAAGAGCAGTCTCCTGGACCTGTTGCACGCTCGCCTGCGGGAGCAGGGCAGAGCTATGCTATGAACCGCTTCCTGAATGGCTTCAACCAGGGTTACAACCCGAACCCCATAGGAGGCTATGGCATGAGGGTGGATGGAAGGTATGGCCTGCTTTCAGGTGCACGGAATGGGTTCTCTTCTTTTGGCCCAGGTTTTGGGATGGGCATGAATGTTGAAGGTGGGATGAGCGGAACTTTTGGTGCAAACTCAGGTTTCATCAACAGTTCCAATGGGAGGCAAATGGGTTCGTACTACAATGGAAGTTCGAACAGATTGGGTAGTCCTATTGGGTACCTTGGCCTCAATGATGATTCAGGATCAATGTTGAGTTCAATGTCTAGGAATGTTTGGGGTAATGGGAGTCTAAACTACCCGAGCAATCCTACAAACATGAATGCTTTTGCTTCACCTGGAAATGGAGGTCAAGTCGGTATTACTGGTGACAATTGGGGAGGTCTCCCTTCTGCTCATGCGATGGGCAACATTTCAAGCCTTGGGTCAGGGAACCTTGGCCGTGGAGCTGGAGATAATAACTTTGGTTTGCCTTCTGGCAGCTATGGGAGGAGCAACTCAACTGGTACAATTGGTGAACCTTTCTCTGCATCAGGCAATACATATGAAGTGAACAACCCTGATACATATGGTAGCAGCTCTATTTATGGTGGCACAGCCTGGAGGTTTGCATCATCTGAGGTTGACATACCTTCTTTTGGCCATGATCTTGGAAATATTGATCCAAATATCAAATCAGACGTATCAGCAAGTTACATGGGCAACTATACTGTTAACAACAATCAGCCAAGCAGAG
- the LOC101767258 gene encoding formin-like protein 3: protein MKTTKGGKVMNPTDAFRKEQRKKELKRNKKERKKVRDVGILKKDPEAIREQIEKLEKMKADGALDKARKHKKRQLEDTYNLIVKKRKEYEQKMKEKGEQPVMFGHLGPPKRRPAAEEEDRANPKPEDSVYYHPTLNPSGAPPPGKPPMYKSSIGPRIPLPSSSNAGASSSMSESEAGPSTLPPPPPPPPLPATSESIDPSAPPFPLPPLPPPPPPPPKPVSDSALPSLPPPPPPPPGPPPRELVSGHTVLPPPPPPPQRPSGANESITDSAQPSVVLPPPPPPPGLPPKSNDMEAAGPSKDTPGFIQDTAARVLPPPPPPQSSNLPPLPPRPPLQPDMLTPGVMRFPPPPPPPDSRPQYMAPGVARPPPPPPGLPPAQMPMPPYGVLPGPPQMPRPPFLPGPPMHPDEFAAFGPRPQLPQQPSYVKSAAPTVVKRPLAQHTPELTAMVPASVRVKRESALPKPKPKVVQQQQSSTPSISKPSVTLIRSDVQPSSSAPKPPSIDDSYMAFLEDMKELGALDG from the exons ATGAAGACGACCAAGGGGGGCAAGGTGATGAACCCCACCGACGCCTTCCGCAAGGAGCAGCGGAAGAAGGAGCTCAAGCGG aacaaaaaagaaaggaagaaggtgcGAGATGTTGGTATTTTGAAAAAGGATCCAGAGGCTATTAGGGAGCAGATTGAGAAGTTGGAGAAGATGA AGGCTGATGGTGCTCTTGACAAGGCTAGGAAACATAAGAAAAGACAGCTTGAGGATACATATAATCTTATTGTTAAGAAAAGAAAG GAATATGAACAGAAAATGAAGGAGAAGGGTGAGCAGCCGGTTATGTTCGG CCATCTTGGACCACCAAAGAGACGGCCTgcagcagaggaagaagatagagcaAATCCTAAGCCTGAG GACTCTGTTTACTATCATCCAACCTTAAATCCATCTGGAGCACCACCACCTGGAAAACCTCCCATGTACAAATCATCTATAG GACCAAGAATCCCACTGCCTTCCTCATCCAACGCGGGGGCCTCATCTTCCATGTCAGAGTCTGAAGCAGGTCCATCCACCCTGCCAccccctccaccaccaccaccattgccAGCCACCTCAGAATCCATTGATCCATCTGCACCTCCTTTCCCTTTGCCCCCACTCCCACCCccgcccccaccaccacctAAGCCTGTCAGTGACTCAGCACTGCCAAGCTTacctccgccacctccacctccacccggTCCACCGCCAAGAGAACTTGTATCAGGTCATACAGTActtccaccacctccgcctccaccgcagAGGCCGTCTGGTGCAAATGAGAGCATAACTGATTCTGCTCAG CCCTCGGTTGTcctgcctccaccgcctccgccgcctgggTTGCCACCAAAATCAAATGACATGGAGGCTGCTGGTCCTTCAAAGGACACTCCTGGGTTTATACAAGATACTGCTGCAAGGGTcttgccaccaccgcctccaccgCAATCATCAAATTTGCCTCCTCTACCTCCAAGGCCACCATTGCAACCTGATATGCTAACTCCTGGAGTCATGAGATTTCCACCGCCCCCACCACCGCCAGATTCAAGGCCACAGTATATGGCTCCTGGGGTTGCCAggccccctccacctcctccaggATTACCCCCAGCTCAGATGCCGATGCCACCGTATGGCGTACTTCCTGGTCCACCACAGATGCCTAGGCCTCCGTTTTTGCCAGGACCCCCTATGCATCCAGATGAGTTTGCTGCCTTTGGACCAAGGCCTCAGTTACCTCAGCAGCCATCATATGTGAAGTCAGCTGCCCCAACAGTTGTCAAGAGACCATTAGCACAGCACACTCCTGAGCTGACGGCTATG GTTCCTGCATCTGTACGGGTCAAGAGAGAATCTGCTCTCCCGAAACCAAAACCAAAGgtggtgcagcagcagcagtcatCAACACCGTCCATTTCAAAGCCTTCAGTGACCCTCATAAGAAGTGATGTCCAGCCTTCCTCATCAGCACCCAAGCCGCCAAGCATCGATGATTCATATATGGCATTCTTGGAAGACATGAAGGAATTAGGTGCTCTTGATGGGTAA